Proteins encoded within one genomic window of Mustela erminea isolate mMusErm1 chromosome 21, mMusErm1.Pri, whole genome shotgun sequence:
- the GINS4 gene encoding DNA replication complex GINS protein SLD5 yields MTEELDLTGQDSDAGSEEVVLTPAELIERLEQAWMNEKFAPELLESKSEIVECVMEQLDHMEENLRRAKKGDLKVSIHRMEMERIRYVLSSYLRCRLMKIEKFFPHILEKEKTSHEGELSSLSPEELVFAKQYMANTETYLKNVALKHMPPNLQTVSLLRSVPKPDLDSYVFLRVKERQENILVEPETDEQRDYMIDLEEGSQHLIRYKTIAPLVASGAVQLI; encoded by the exons ATGACGGAGGAACTGGACCTCACAGGACAGGACTCTGATGCAGGTAGTGAAGAGGTGGTCCTGACCCCTGCAGAGCTCATTGAAAGGCTGGAGCAG GCCTGGATGAATGAAAAGTTTGCCCCTGAGCTGCTGGAAAGCAAGTCTGAGATTGTAGAGTGTGTCATGGAGCAGCTAGATCACATG gAAGAAAATCTCAGGAGAGCCAAGAAGGGGGATCTGAAGGTCAGCATTCATcggatggagatggagaggatcCGCTATGTCCTCAGCAGCTACTTGCGGTGTCGGCTTATGAAG ATAGAGAAGTTTTTCCCTCATATccttgaaaaggagaaaacatcCCACGAGGGGGAGCTTTCTAGCCTTTCTCCAGAGGAGCTGGTCTTTGCCAAACA GTACATGGCTAACACAGAGACCTACCTTAAGAATGTTGCCTTAAAGCATATGCCTCCTAACTTACAGACGGTGAGCCTCCTGAGGTCAG TTCCCAAACCAGATCTAGATTCATACGTGTTTCTGAGAGTGAAAGAACGGCAGGAAAACATCCTGGTAGAACCAGAAACCGATGAGCAAAG GGACTACATGATTGACTTGGAGGAAGGCTCCCAGCACTTGATCCGCTATAAAACCATTGCGCCCCTGGTTGCTTCTGGAGCAGTTCAGCTGATATAA